CTTTCAGAATCTGCGGTAGGGGCACTTCCGGAAGAAACCCATCCCCCAGATTCTGATTCCTTACAATCTTAACTTTTCTTTTTTAATCTTTATTTTAAGCAGCGCAAAAGTGAAAGGATCGAATTCTCTTTCGTTTTGGCTGCTTTTTTATTTTAAAGTATAAGTGCCGACCATTCTTGTAAAAATATCGATGATTACTTTGTATTTTTTAGTGATTGGTGGTTTTTCTTTACGAAGCATGTTATACTAATTAAATTGCAATAAAATTCATCTCTTCTGGAGGGATTCGATGAATATAACAGTGATTGGCTGCGGCCGTTGGGGAAGTTTTCTCGCATGGTATGCAGCTAAACTTGGACATGCCGTGACAATTTACGGACGCAAAAGCTCCCCTCATTTTCACCAGTTACAAGAAACCGGCACAAACGGTCTTGTTTCCTTCGGGCCGGAAACAAAAATGACCACCGACCTGGAAAAAGCCGTTGCTTCTGCCCAAATGGTGATCATTTCGATTGGGGCTCAAGGATTACGAAGTCTGATGGCACAACTTCAGCCCCTGTCATTTTCCGGAAAAACAACGGTTCTCTGCATGAAAGGAATTGAAGCTTCTACTGGTCTGCGCTTAACGCAGATCGTCCGTGAATTTTTGCCCGATATTGATTTAGGGATCTGGGTCGGTCCCGGTCATGTACAGGACTTTGTAAAAGGACTTCCAAATTGTATGGTAGTAGACAGTGATCGGGAAGAGGTAAAAGCGCATATTATTGATGCAATGGGCAGCGACCTCATCCGTTTTTATTATGGGGACGACCTTCTCGGCAACGAAATTGGCGCCGCCTCTAAAAATGTAATTGGAATTGCCGCTGGCATTCTGGATGGCAGAAACAAAACTTCCCTGAAAGGCCCTTTAATGTGCCGCGGCACCCGCGAAATCGCACGGTTAATTAAGGCAATGGGTGGAAATGAACTTACTGCCTATGGCCTTTCCCATCTGGGTGACTATGAAGCAACTGTCTTCAGTAAATACAGCCACAACCGGCAATTTGGCGAAAGTTTTGTCAAAAAAGAACCTTATGGGGAACTCGCCGAAGGCGCCGCCACTGTGAAAGCGCTGCTGCTCTTAGGGAAAAAGTATCAGGTTGAGCTTCCGATCTGCGACGCGGTGGATCGTATTATCCATCAAAATCAGGATGCCGACACCTGTATTAATCGTCTCTTTACACGCAGCCTAAAACACGAATTTTAAAACCATCTGATAAAAGATAAAGGAGAGATCTTCATGAGTGAATGCAACCATGACTGCAGCAACTGTCAAGAAAATTGTTCCAGCCGTCAGCCAAACCCGCAGGATTTTCGGGTCCCGCTTAATCCCAAAAGCCATGTAAAAAAAGTGATTGGGATCGTCAGCGGCAAGGGCGGCGTCGGTAAAAGTCTGATCACCTCCATGATGGCGGTTCAGATGAACCGTCTGGGTCATCGAGTGGGAATTATGGATGCCGATATTACCGGCCCCTCGATCCCGAAAGCCTTCGGGATTCATGAAAAAGTTTTTTCGCAGGACGAATTGATCGTTCCACGCCGCAGTAAAAATAATATCCAGATCGTCAGCACCAATCTCCTCTTGGAGGAAGAAACTGCACCGGTCGTTTGGAGAGGCCCAATCGTTGCCAACATGGTCAAGCAGTTTTGGAGTGATGTTTTTTGGGACGACGTCAACTATCTGTTTGTGGATATGCCTCCGGGAACCGGCGATGTTCCGCTGACGGTCTTTCAGTCCCTTCCGGTAGATGGTATTATCATCGTCACTTCCCCGCAGGAACTGGTCTCTATGATTGTCTCTAAAGCAGTCACCATGGCAAATATGATGAAAATTCCGGTTCTTGGAATCATCGAGAATATGAGTTATATGATATGCCCCGACTGTGGTCATAAGCTCTTCCCCTTTGGACAAAGCCATACCGAAGAAGTAGCCGCTCGCTATTCTTTAAAGGTATTGGCACATTGCCCGATCGACCCACAAATCTCTGCAAAAATTGATGCCGGAGAAGCAGAAGAAATTGAAACCCCTTGGCTTTTGGACGCTTCACATTCTTTGGAATCTCTCTAATAAAAAGAAGACTTGCACAAAGCGAGCCTTCTTTTTTTATTTATTTTTTAATATTGTATTGACAATTAATTATTTACGTCTATAATAGTTAATGCTATTAACATTTTAAAAGGAGAGATTTTTACGGAACGCGAACGTCGGCAGCAATTAATGGAATCTATTCACCGGCTAAAGAGCACCCATCATTGGTTTCCATGGCCGGAAGGCCTCGGTCCAGGGGAATTTTTTACTCTAAATATGATCATTCACGCACAGCATTCGAATCCAGAAGGCTTAAAATCCAGTGAAATCGGCCATCATTTTCATATGAGCCGTCCGGCAGTAAGCCAGATGCTTTCTTCCCTGGAGAAAAAGGGATTTATTGAACGCACTATTTGTCCGGAAGACCGCCGTGTCATTTATGTCCGTTTAAAGCCCGAAGCAAAATCAAAGTTTGAAGCTTATGGAAAAGAAGTTATGAAACGGGTGGATGACATATTTGAAGAGCTCAGTGAAGAAGAAGTTCAGCAGATGATTGCTCTTTCCGATCATCTTTACAGCTCCCTTTTGCGGATTCATGAAAAATATGACTCTCACAGCTGGAAGCCGGATTGTAACCATACAAAGGAGGAATCACACATCTCATGAGAAAAGTAATGCGATATCTTGGGCACTACTGGGCACCGATTCTCTTTGCAATTGTGCTTTTGTTTGCGCAGGCGGCATGTGATTTGAACCTGCCAAATTATATGAGTCAAATTGTCAATGTCGGTTTGCAGCAAGGGGGCGTGGAAAACGCCTCTCCCGATGCAATCAGCGCAAAAGGAATGACCTTTCTGCAAATCTTCATGGACGAAAACGAAAAGACGGATGTCAATGCTTCTTATTCCCTTAAATCCGTCGGAGAACTAGAAAACAGTTACCCGCTTAACAGCACCGAAGAAATTTATACACTCAATAGTGGTATTTCTACCGAAACGCGCAGCCGCCTGAACGAAATCTTCGGCCAAAGCACATGGACTTTCATTGATACAATGAAAAGTCTTCAGTCACAGTCTGGTTCTTCCTCTCCGGTAATAGGGAATTCAGCCTCCAGCAGCACCTCCGACCTTTCCGATATTGACTTTTCAAAGCTCTATCAGATGATGCCGATGCTTCAAAAAATTCCTGCTTCCGTCATTGACGAAGCGCGAACGGAAGCGCAACAGAATCAGCAATCCCTTTTGGAACAGAGCGGAACCATTTTAGCGAAAAACTTTTATGAAGAATTGGGAGTCAATACCGATTCTATTCAGCAAAATTATATCATGCACCAGGGATTTCTGATGGTTCTCATCACACTAGCAAGCGGCATTGCCTCCGTTTTAGTCGGTTTAATCTCCGCAAGAGTCGCCGCAGGGATTTCGCGCGATCTGCGCCGGGATATCTTTTCCAATGTGGAAGACTTCTCCAACTCGGAATTTGACAAATTTGGCACCGCTTCTCTGATTACCCGTACCACCAACGATGTCACACAAATTCAGATGTTTTTTGTCTTTGGAATCCGTATGATCTGCT
This genomic window from Caproicibacterium sp. BJN0003 contains:
- a CDS encoding NAD(P)H-dependent glycerol-3-phosphate dehydrogenase, with the protein product MNITVIGCGRWGSFLAWYAAKLGHAVTIYGRKSSPHFHQLQETGTNGLVSFGPETKMTTDLEKAVASAQMVIISIGAQGLRSLMAQLQPLSFSGKTTVLCMKGIEASTGLRLTQIVREFLPDIDLGIWVGPGHVQDFVKGLPNCMVVDSDREEVKAHIIDAMGSDLIRFYYGDDLLGNEIGAASKNVIGIAAGILDGRNKTSLKGPLMCRGTREIARLIKAMGGNELTAYGLSHLGDYEATVFSKYSHNRQFGESFVKKEPYGELAEGAATVKALLLLGKKYQVELPICDAVDRIIHQNQDADTCINRLFTRSLKHEF
- a CDS encoding Mrp/NBP35 family ATP-binding protein: MSECNHDCSNCQENCSSRQPNPQDFRVPLNPKSHVKKVIGIVSGKGGVGKSLITSMMAVQMNRLGHRVGIMDADITGPSIPKAFGIHEKVFSQDELIVPRRSKNNIQIVSTNLLLEEETAPVVWRGPIVANMVKQFWSDVFWDDVNYLFVDMPPGTGDVPLTVFQSLPVDGIIIVTSPQELVSMIVSKAVTMANMMKIPVLGIIENMSYMICPDCGHKLFPFGQSHTEEVAARYSLKVLAHCPIDPQISAKIDAGEAEEIETPWLLDASHSLESL
- a CDS encoding MarR family winged helix-turn-helix transcriptional regulator translates to MESIHRLKSTHHWFPWPEGLGPGEFFTLNMIIHAQHSNPEGLKSSEIGHHFHMSRPAVSQMLSSLEKKGFIERTICPEDRRVIYVRLKPEAKSKFEAYGKEVMKRVDDIFEELSEEEVQQMIALSDHLYSSLLRIHEKYDSHSWKPDCNHTKEESHIS